In the genome of Terriglobales bacterium, one region contains:
- the moaA gene encoding GTP 3',8-cyclase MoaA — MRLTDKFGRAITDLRISVTDRCNYKCVYCRTGNEGALYAELPLADYLRLARIFVDLGVEKIRITGGEPLLRPHLTDFVRQVAQLRIQHGEHKGETIDTAITTNGHLLADLAQPLKDAGLRRVTVSMDAVDPAKFARITRVSNGFDNVLAGIRSAKKAGLDPVKVNCVLLRGFNDDQIVAFGKFARDEGVVLRFIEFMPLEEDRVWSPQIVVTLDEILERMKEFRPLVEIPNGYSETARRYRFDDGVGEIGIIAPVSHPFCGHCSRVRLTSDGKIRTCLFSLFDHDLVGQMQRGASDEQLAAFIESVIQKKEARHHIGEADFIPPSRTMVHIGG, encoded by the coding sequence ATGCGATTGACCGACAAATTCGGACGCGCCATTACCGACCTGCGCATCTCGGTCACCGACCGCTGCAACTACAAGTGCGTTTATTGCCGCACCGGCAACGAAGGCGCACTCTATGCGGAGTTGCCGCTCGCCGATTACCTGCGGCTGGCCCGTATTTTTGTGGATTTGGGAGTTGAAAAAATCCGCATCACCGGCGGTGAGCCGCTGCTGCGCCCGCATCTCACCGATTTCGTTCGCCAGGTGGCGCAGCTTCGCATTCAGCACGGTGAACACAAAGGCGAGACCATTGACACCGCCATCACTACCAACGGCCACCTGCTGGCAGACTTGGCGCAGCCGCTCAAAGACGCTGGATTGCGCCGCGTGACCGTGAGCATGGACGCGGTTGATCCGGCGAAGTTCGCGCGCATTACGCGTGTGTCGAATGGATTCGACAATGTACTGGCCGGCATCCGTTCTGCAAAAAAAGCCGGACTCGATCCGGTGAAGGTGAATTGCGTTCTGCTGCGCGGATTCAACGACGACCAGATTGTCGCCTTCGGCAAGTTCGCCCGTGACGAAGGCGTAGTGCTGCGCTTCATCGAATTCATGCCGCTCGAGGAAGACCGCGTCTGGTCGCCGCAGATCGTGGTCACGCTCGATGAAATTCTGGAACGCATGAAGGAATTTCGTCCGCTGGTGGAAATCCCGAACGGTTACAGCGAGACCGCGCGCCGTTATCGCTTCGACGACGGAGTGGGAGAGATCGGCATCATCGCTCCCGTTTCGCATCCTTTTTGCGGACACTGTAGCCGCGTGCGCCTGACCTCCGACGGCAAGATCCGCACCTGCCTCTTTTCCCTCTTTGACCACGACCTCGTCGGCCAGATGCAGCGTGGCGCCTCCGACGAACAACTGGCCGCTTTTATTGAATCCGTAATCCAGAAAAAAGAAGCTCGCCACCACATTGGCGAAGCGGATTTCATTCCTCCTTCGCGGACAATGGTGCATATTGGCGGTTAG